The Nonlabens sp. Hel1_33_55 genome contains the following window.
TGTCTAACCGCACTTTCCAATTCACCCCAAACCATGGGATGTGCAATGGAAGATACCGATACATCTGCTTGCGTATAAATAAGAACAGCTCCAATAATAGAGAAGCCTAGCACAAAGCTTGCATACCATTTAAACTCGGTATCTTGATATATCTTTTTGAATTGACCTTTGAAACCAAAGTAACTTAAGACAAAGTTCATCCCAGCAATAAACATGAAAAAGGTAATAATCCATTGAATCCAAGGATTGTCGTTCCAGTAGGCAATACTCGCATTCTTGGTAGAAAACCCACCAGTAGATAAAGTGCTCATGGCATGGTTGACGGCATCAAACCAGCCCATTCCTGCTATTTTGAGCAGTACAGCCTCAATACCTGTAAAGCTTACATAGATAAGCCATAGTCTTTTGGCTGTATCTGTAATTCTGGGATGGAGTTTATCCGCACTTGGGCCTGGAGCTTCGGCAGCAAAAAGCTGCATACCGCCTATTCCCAATAATGGTAATATGGCTACCGCGAGAACAATAATTCCCATACCACCTATCCAGTGCGTTGTACTGCGCCAGAAGAGAACACCTTTAGGCATGATCTCAATATCATTCATGATGCTGGCTCCTGTAGTTGTAAAACCACTCATGGTTTCAAAAAAAGCATCTGTATAATTACCTATCGCACCAGTAAATAAGTAAGGCATGGTTCCAGCCAATGCCATGAATAACCAACCTAATGTCACAATGAGGTAACCTTCTTTTTTACCTAATTCTTTGATGTGCTGTCTAGTCACTAACATCAAAACAGAACCTAGGGAAATAGCTACAACTGCAGCTAGAAGAATCTCTAAAGCCTCGTCCTCTCCATAAAAAGCGCTAACTAATGAACCCAATGACATAAAACCACCGTTAAAAACCAACAGTAGTCCCATGATATAAATAATAATCTTATAATTGAGTCTTAGCATTATTGGAAAAGTTTTTCCACTTTGGAAATAGAGCGCGGCAAACAACACACCACTACTCTGTCACCAGCTTTTATGGTGAAATCGCCCAAAACTATATTACCTTTTCCGTCACGAATTACGCCACCTATGATCGCACTACGTGGCACATTGACTTCTATGATTTGTTTGTTACACAAGGCGCTTTTTTCCTTAACGATAAACTCGAGTAGCTCTGCATTCATATTGTTGAGCTTTGTCATAGCCACCACTTCGCCCTTACGTATGTATCTAAAGATATTATTTGCTGCAAGAAGTTTCTTGTTTATCAACGTGTCAATTCCTATACTGTGAGACAGCTGGAAATAATCCATATTCTCTACCAGAGAGATCGTTTTGCGCACACTCTTACTTTTTGCCATTAGGCAAGAAATAATATTGGTTTCGCTATTTCCAGTCACAGCAATAAAAGCATCCATTTCATGAATACTTTCTTCCTGTAGAAGCTCAACGTTTCGGCCATCTCCGCTGATGACAAGAACTTCTGGTAATTTATCTGCTAGATCAAAGGCTTTATCTGGATCAATTTCTACCAGCTTCACATTCATCCCTGCTTCAGAAAGATTGCGTGCACTTTGTTCCCCTATGTTACTACCACCTAGAATCATGACATTTTTCATGGTCCTGCGTGTTTTTCCTGTCAGTTTATACAATTCATCCACACCACCTGTCGTAGTAATAAAGTATACCTGATCACCTTCTTTAAACTGTGTATCACCGCGCGGTATCAATGTGTATTGCGTACCAAAACGCTGGATCGCAATAGGCATAAAATGAACTTCTGGAAAAATCTCGCCAGCTTCCTGTACTGATTTTCCAACAAACTGCGCCGTACGTGTTAAGTTAACGCCTACCATAGTCAATGCACCATCCTCAAATTCGTAGCTATCATTAAAGGCACTTTGATTGAGAAGTAATTCAATTTCCTTACTGGCTAGGGACTCTGGAGAAATTAATTCATCGATCCCAAATCCTTTAAAACCAACAGCTTGCTCTGCATCAAGAAATTCTGTATTTGAAATTCTCGCAATCGTTCGCTTTGCACCCAATTGTTTTGCCAGAACGCCTATCGTGATGTTGATCGCCTCGCTACTGCTTACCGCAATAACCAGATCTGCCTGGCCTACGTTAGAATCCTTGAGCGTTTTAATAGATGTGGCGTCACCTCTCAATGTCCTGATATCCAGATGGGTATCTGCATAATGTAGATTTTCTTTTACGGGATCTATAAGCGTGATATCTTGAGACTCATAAGAGAGCAGCTTAGCTAGGTGAAATCCTACCTCGCCAGCGCCAGCTATAATGATTTTCATAAAATCGTTTCTGTGGAATTCAAATATACCAATAAGGTCATAATAAGGTAAGAAAGTACCTCTAATAATACGGTGATGGTTGATAAGTACGCTTTCGCGAAAGCGAAATAACAATTTCCTCACTGCTCCATTGTATCTTTGGCACAAACCACAAAACGTGTCTGAACAAGTAAAACCAAATCAAGACAACGAGGCTAGCAAGAAAGAGCAGGTCACGCAAATGTTTGATACCATAAGCGGTGAATATGACGGCCTTAACCGTATGATTTCATTGGGACTGGATCAAAAATGGCGTGATAATGTGGTAGAAATGGTAGCTGCCCATAAACCAGATACGATCATGGATATCGCGACTGGTACTGGCGATCTAGTGATTAAAATGGCTGAAAAAACCAAAGCTTCCAGACTGGTAGGACTTGATATTTCTAGCGGTATGCTTGAGGTAGGTAAAATTAAAGTCAAGAAAGAGCAGCTGGATGACCGCATTGAAATGGTGCTGGGCGATTCTGAAAACCTACAGTTTGATGATCAGACTTTTGACGCTATAACCGTCTCTTATGGTGTACGTAATTTTGAAGATCTAGAAAAA
Protein-coding sequences here:
- the ubiE gene encoding bifunctional demethylmenaquinone methyltransferase/2-methoxy-6-polyprenyl-1,4-benzoquinol methylase UbiE, giving the protein MSEQVKPNQDNEASKKEQVTQMFDTISGEYDGLNRMISLGLDQKWRDNVVEMVAAHKPDTIMDIATGTGDLVIKMAEKTKASRLVGLDISSGMLEVGKIKVKKEQLDDRIEMVLGDSENLQFDDQTFDAITVSYGVRNFEDLEKGLAEILRVLKPGGILVILETSVPQKFPFKQGYYVYSNLVVPTLGKIFSKDRKAYGYLSKSASKFPYGERFNNILKKVGFKDVESSLQFHGASTIYKAIK
- the trkA gene encoding Trk system potassium transporter TrkA, coding for MKIIIAGAGEVGFHLAKLLSYESQDITLIDPVKENLHYADTHLDIRTLRGDATSIKTLKDSNVGQADLVIAVSSSEAINITIGVLAKQLGAKRTIARISNTEFLDAEQAVGFKGFGIDELISPESLASKEIELLLNQSAFNDSYEFEDGALTMVGVNLTRTAQFVGKSVQEAGEIFPEVHFMPIAIQRFGTQYTLIPRGDTQFKEGDQVYFITTTGGVDELYKLTGKTRRTMKNVMILGGSNIGEQSARNLSEAGMNVKLVEIDPDKAFDLADKLPEVLVISGDGRNVELLQEESIHEMDAFIAVTGNSETNIISCLMAKSKSVRKTISLVENMDYFQLSHSIGIDTLINKKLLAANNIFRYIRKGEVVAMTKLNNMNAELLEFIVKEKSALCNKQIIEVNVPRSAIIGGVIRDGKGNIVLGDFTIKAGDRVVVCCLPRSISKVEKLFQ
- a CDS encoding TrkH family potassium uptake protein, translated to MLRLNYKIIIYIMGLLLVFNGGFMSLGSLVSAFYGEDEALEILLAAVVAISLGSVLMLVTRQHIKELGKKEGYLIVTLGWLFMALAGTMPYLFTGAIGNYTDAFFETMSGFTTTGASIMNDIEIMPKGVLFWRSTTHWIGGMGIIVLAVAILPLLGIGGMQLFAAEAPGPSADKLHPRITDTAKRLWLIYVSFTGIEAVLLKIAGMGWFDAVNHAMSTLSTGGFSTKNASIAYWNDNPWIQWIITFFMFIAGMNFVLSYFGFKGQFKKIYQDTEFKWYASFVLGFSIIGAVLIYTQADVSVSSIAHPMVWGELESAVRHSFFQVLAVITTTGFVSADYTMWTPFLTIMFFGLFFLGGSAGSTSGGIKVMRHIILIRNGIMEFKRTLHPNAILPVRYNGKALSSNIVFNILGFFILYMLSFIVGSVGLAALGLDFDTAIGGALSSLGNVGPAFGDLSPINNFAGLPDLGKWWCSFLMLIGRLELFTVLILLTPFFWRNR